gagagaggtacagagacagaaaagagaaagagatggggagagaaagagatagggaggggagacagagagagagagagagagagagagagagagagagagagagagagagagagagagaggtacagagacagaaaagagaaagagatggggagagaaagagatagggaggggagagggggagagagagagagagagagagagaggtacagagacagaaaagagaaagagatggggagagaaagagatagggaggggagagagagagagagagagagagagagagagagagagaggtacagagacagaaaagagaaagagatggggagagaaagagatagggaggggagagggggggagagagagagagagagagaggtacagagacagaaaagagaaagagatggggagtgaaagagatagggagggagagggagagagagacagacagatagggagcgagagagagagagagagagagagagagagagagagagagagagagagagagagagaggtacagagacagaaaagagaaagagatggggagtgaaagagatagggagggagagggagagagagacagacagatagggagcgagagagagagagagagagagagagagagagagagagagagagagagagagagagagagaggtacagagacagaaaagagaaagagatggggagtgaaagagatagggaggaagagggagagagggacagacagatagggagcgagagagagagagagagagagagagaaagaggtacagagacagaaaagagaaagagatggggagtgaaagagatagggaggaagagggagagagagagaggtacagagacagaaaagagaaagagatggggagagaaagagatagggaggggagagggggagagagagagagagaggtacagagacagaaaagagaaagagatggggagtgaaagagatagggagggagagggagagagagacagacagatagggagcgagagagagagagagagagagagagagaggtacagagacagaaaagagaaagagatggggagtgaaagagatagggaggaagagggagagagagagagagagagagagacagagagagagagagagagagagagagagagaggtacagagacagaaaagagaaggagatggggagggagagagagagagagaaagagagagagacagggaaagagagagagtgagagagagagagagagagagagagagagagagagagagagactagatAAAATGGTATAATGGAGCCTGAACCTGTGTTCGTGTATAAGATTGCCCTGTAACAGTTCTCTACTCACATTATAGCCATAAACATAGCCATTAGGCAGCATCATGGGTGGGTTGTTCTCGTTCATGACCTCCCCGGAGATTTTACACACCAGACGAGAGTTTGCGCAGTGGGCCATGGGAAGAGGCTGAGCCAGTTTGTTCAGGGACTTGCTGCATACGGGACAGTCAGGGTTTTTAGAGGAACCATCCTCTTTATAACACTGTCTGTGAGCCAAGAGTCAAGGGCAGCAACTTACACTGGACATTGCTCATGCCTTTTGCATGAGaaaaagtaaaatcttaaaGATATTTTAGAGAACAAATACATAAACCTACAATGTTCATCGTTTTGGAAAGAGATTTAATATCTCAACATAACTTAATGTGTGTCTCTTAATTAAGTACTAAAGAATCTGAGAAACACcacagtaaatgttttttttggctAGAAGTGACATTTGTTTTAAAGGATATATAAACATTTGCATGTAACTGGATACTAAGAACGTGTTAACATTATCTCTAGGTGCTTTTAGGAGAATGTGGTGTGTGGGAGGTGATCAAGCCCATTGCTGTGAGGATACGGGGTTTTGATGGCAGACAGCCCTGCCTGCAGAGTGATGGTGAACACAGAGTTGTTCCCCAGCTGGTGTAATCGGTAATTGTCGTATCTGAATTGCTGGATTAGCATTTTCCAGCGTCCTGGATCCAGAAGGTCCTACGAGAGACAACAAGCATCCGGTAAATCAGTTTCGCTGTTTCCAGCCCCAACATCAAGGGTTCAGGTCATTTTATGAAATCATTTTCTTGTGCTTCTCCAGTCTTGACTATActtccttaaaaaataaatatacaggatTTCTTATTGTCCTCTTTAATCTCAATTAACAAAGtggggtgcatgatgtttgaaagccaatgttgacatttgaaatcaccaaaacaaacacgcccctaagccaaatgggtgtcacccctattttggtagctccgccccacacatacatacgcaacccaggcgactattatggcggaacctgctggggcagctggctgaggggatattttttatcagtaaatgaactcaatgagtaatactatggtgatacagatgtgtttttgtagtactgtgtgttgtaccatgaaaggtttagctccgtttcacgcagaagacgacgttcaacacctagaccccgaggcagaggtaacggcagatatccgccatgtcagtgtttcaatcgctttctgctaatgtcacacatgcgcactgaacactctctccgcctcatattgacaagacacgcccctttctgctcattggctacatgttcgttttgtttgtcggcccgactcagttttctgaagcatttttcaaacatcgggcaggcaccccacctttaacttggTCAAAATGTTTCTCTAACAGTTCCAGCTGTAAAACAAGGCACTTGTTctaatcgtttctatagtaacggctaattcacagggacttgtatgacTGATCTATAAGCctaataattaaacaatgtcctgtttaacaaaaaaaaaaaaatccaatcacAGTTAGGAGGAATCTGTATGTAGATGTGTAACATTTatggagtctccagtctcaAGTGCACTTATTGAGAAATGACTACGGTATTTGAACTCACTTTGTAAGGTGAAATGTGAGTGTCAGAAGGAAACGCCAACATGCCCATCACCTGCCGAACCTCATCCAGCTGCccgccttctgcttggctgaaATGTTTCCGTGCATGTCTATAACACACATGGGTGAGTTTTACAaactgtatgtatttaaatgGCTCTTAATCAGTTCGGGTTACAGAAGCAGGTCACTGTACCGTACTGCGTCCATGCGTTTGTTCTGTCGAATGAGCTCAATAAATTCCTGGATCCTTAAACTGAACTCCAGACAGCTCTGAGAGAAAGGAGACATTTATATATCCCAatgcaaatataatataaaatactagaaaaacACTTTATTGAACAGAGCAAATTCAGTATGCTAATCatgagagaaacagaagatAGCTCTAATGCGATGCTTATATCAAGGATTTTACAGTGCCGTTAAAGATGACTCAGCCATTTGAGCCAATCAGATCTGAGAAGTGAAGGTTTCTGATTTAAAATGCTAAACTACTATATAAACGTCGTTACCTTCATTTTCCTCAGACGAGACTTGTTGTCGTGGCACCAGGCCAAGCAAGTGGCGGTTTCCTGCCTTTCAAGTGATTCCTCCACTTCTTTTGCAGTGAGGAACATCTCAATGTTGACCAAATCCtggtataaatgtaaatgtacagagaTCGCTTCAGCAaatgagaaaacaagaaaaatatagAAACCTTTCCTTTCCCTCAGGGGTGAATTTTTGATTTTTATGCACCTTGTGTGTTGTCGGTTGTTCgttttaaataattatgtgTGGGTTTGATCTACATGGAGCAAAGCAGGGTAAAGAACAGAGCTGCACCTCAATGCCACTTTGTTTGGCGAGCTTGACAGCGGTGTTGTAGTAGCCACAGCGTAGCAGGTGCTCCACCATCATGCGGTCCATGCGCTTCCTCTTCCACACGCTCACGTTAGCCGGTTGGTCGCTGCTGTGCTCCTTCAGGTGTTCGATACGCCGCTTGCAGAGTTTAGCACTCTCATCCTCGGCCTGGATTGATTCTGCTGCCTTTAAGAGATGTTAAGAGATGCATTAGCACCCTGTAGTAAATCATACCCTACCTCCAATATCCAGACACCAGAAAAACCACCAACTTGAGCACTGAACCATTAGTTTCCCAACACTGTGCCATAAGAGCATAACACCATCACATATTTGGATTTTCTTTCGTATTCTCATactgttgtctctgtgtactgggAGCGTTTGACAGTGAAACAAATTTCTTGTACTCGCaagcatacttggcaataaagctctttttgATTCTGATCCTAACTCTAAGCAACCTAAAACCATCAAAGTTTTTCAGTCtgttaccccttttccaccaaccGGGTGCTGGtccagagctagtgctggtgctggttcaaagttggttccactggcgaaccttctaagaaccggtttgcctttccatcggctagagagccatcacagagccgagtctgacgtcactgtatacgtgtcacgttacacagcaacgttagtgcagcagcggcaaacacaaacacatcaacaatggcggatgttgctttactgttaatgctcatggctttgtgaacctacatcgACATCTaaatgcggcgaatccaacgtgtacgtgcagctccatttaatttgtataaacagaggttgtaatcgagaaaatacataacgttattttatcattaacacagaaaaaaggtagccttagcatgtagctacataCTTTAagtaaacattagtatacttaaggtacattaccaaatgcgctaacagtagccccgcccacagcccctgacgcaagcggttcttaagtctggaccagcaatgttttggtgctacttaagaaccacttttcctggttcagagccggtgctttagCTGcctaaaaagaaagaattggttctaaattaggctctgaaccagcactcaaactgccttggtggaaaaggggcatgtgAGTACACACCAGAAAAATGGAGGCCTTTATGTATTCctttaaaaaccaaaaaagaAATTCCATGAACCCATTTTGTAGCTGGTAAGAAATACGGTTACTATGTGAGCCTACCTTCCGTTTGAGTGCGCTTAACTTCTCCACCACACCATCCAGCAAGGAGACCACCGAGTCCACTACAGGGAAGGAGCTGCTCAGGGTCTTCTCCAGCTCGGCCACCACCATGGTCACGTGACTCGTCTCACGGTCTATGTTTTTCTGCGCTGCACGGAATCGCTTGTTTAAGGTCTCATAAGGAACCTGTAGGGGGACAAGACATGTTCAGGACATGAAGCAACTAGATCAGTTGATAGAATCAAGATAAGAACCTCTGAAAATTTAAAGGAACAACTCATGTTCAAACTAATCATTTTCTTGTGGTCACATAAATTGCTACAGCAAACATAAAACAACTGGTTCACATCAAGATCTCTCACTTCAGCTGTGATTTATATAAAGTCTGTTTTAGTTATCAATGTTAGTAGGAtgtcagatttttaaaaaaaaaaatccagctggTAGCTATAAGATAATTTCACTATGTATACAAATGATTATGTACTGAATCTGATTAAGCAATGTGAGATGTAAAAATGTCCTTTGTGTCACAAACATCTATTTTCTGCACCATTTATCCTTGTTACGATCCCAAATGGTTTTATAGGGGTATGGTTGGGAAggtaacaatatgaaatgattataaagttagatttctggtgtgtatgtggcaatcaaCGACAAGGACAACAAATAGAGGGCAAAACCTGTCTCTATTATCATACAAGTGGTGGTGACAAAGGCGATAATATTTACGATATCTACAGAAGCAagataacaaaagacacaaaggggaaaagagacacaaacaaaaacaaaaacaaagaaataaacaaaacaaaaccgcGCTAACTTGAATTTAACCCTCTAACCTAAACTACAAaggaaagtaataaaacaaatcttcagcgtCGATGATGCCCTAACTAACCTATACTTCCTATTCAAACAAAaggtacagagggtggcacgcactcctaacctagtgtgtctaatacagaaaagcttacctacgtgttgcacaatatatgtcacgTGACTTACTCACCCCAATAGAAAGAGTCACGTAAACAAAGCGAATAAagacaagcatccagatgcagaacgagtgactaacaagtcacatacacaaagtgactaaCACATTGGGATACacgaacagtctgacatactaaagcCGCATGAACAATATAGCtctctaacaaattagcacacgTCTCCTcctgtttctgattctaatcctgattctgtttctggttgattggtgggtgacgtcacacaggataatgaagattgacaggaggtgcccaatggtagggatctgaagagacagatagtggagcaaagagagagagagagagagagagaaagaacaaacaaagcACCGAACCCACAAACATAGAACGTAACAATCCTatacagggtcacagggagcctggagctTATCCTAATGAACTCAGGAAACAAGGCAGGGAACAACCTTGGACACACaatggacaatttagaaatgccaaaCAGCCTACAACGCATGTCTAAGGACTGCACTTCTACAAAATAATGTtcacatttaataaagaaatatcaATTTCATATGATTTCTCTTCTAATCTATAGTATATAGTGAAAAGTATGTGGAACCTGAACCTCACACCTGTGTGGGGTTCTTCTTCAAACCGGgccacaaagatacacacacacaattttataaGTTTCCTTTCTATGTTGTTGTATTCCAgcacaaagcgagctccatgaGGACAGGGTTTGTCAAAGGTGAAGAGGAGGAACTCAAGtatcctacacagagccctATCGAACAACTTGGGGATGAACTAAAACACCAAATACACCCCCAGACCACCTCACCATCCCAAAGGCAGGACCTGATCTcaataatgctcttgtagctgaatgaacataCGTCCCCACAGCCCACTACAAAAGCTTGTCGAAAGCCTTCCCAGATGAGTAAAGGTTATTAAAAACAGCAAagagggaataaatctggaaaggGCTGTAGAACAAGGACATCAATTTCTAATGGtctggtgtccacaaacttttgtccatattgtttttttccttatctCACATTGTCCTCCACTATGATGCTCATTACTGTTGTGTACAGTATTTAGcttttgttaattaaaatgatatattgTCTCACCTCAGCGATATACTTCAGGACACTCAGACAAAGTATTCTGTAGTTAAGTCTTGCTCATTtgtgcaattatctaatcacaATTATGTGTAAGGATTAAATTAAGTCACAGAAAACATCagattacttaaaaaaaataaaaaaaatctgatcttaAGATCCTTGACTGTGGCATAGTTGTCGGTGCCAGACTGACTAGTTTGggcatttcagaaactgctgatctgctgGGATCTCAAGTTTCATTGAGCCTGTACCCACTGTATCCTGAGATTCCTGCTCTCAAAGACAAGACTTTAACCGGATGTGGTCTGTCGCAAGCCCATTCTCGAGCACATCGAGGTTCGACATATTGTGCatatttctgagatgcttttctgcacagCGGgattgtaaagagtggttactTGCTTTACCGTAGCCTTCCTGTAAGCTCAAATCTTTTCTCCTTTTAAGCTCTCTCCACAAACAAGACATTTCCATCTGCTGAACAGATGCTCCCTggacatttcttttgtttttcaggtcattctttgtaaactctacaaccgttaaaatgttttctggaaCTACTCAATACTCCACTCGGCCTATAATAACTACAAAACCTTGGATGTCTTCATTCTAAAGTTGAACGCGTGTCGTTCGTGGTGGATTTTGTCAGCatgattaaaatgaatgaatgaataaacaaaaaatataacatgGCAGGATTCCAACAGTGGACACAAATGATCTGACAGGAAGCAGAACAAATGAGCAGCCCGTGGCATTTAAATTCTGCATGCGTGCACACAAGTGAGACAGATTCCCTCTGTGTTTTAAGCTCAATAAATCCCTGATATTCAGTGTCTGATCTCGACATGCAGCTTTCCTGAGAAGCGTCACTGCATGCTTGATgtaggaggaggaagaagaaaaaaaaagcagtggcGCAGAGAACAAAGGTGGCAAAAGCAGCCATCACACGTTCTGCATGATTAAAACCAAGGCATGTAGGCACCATGAAtttgactttctctctctctgtccctctttatGCAGATTTACACGTCTGCGTGCACAGACATGTTGATCCATGTAAGCATTCAGACATGTGCATGTCTGATCAGCACCTAGACGTGTCTCATACACAAACCTACAccgtgtgtgtgctctgtgctCCTGTGCACATCGTTACAGTCTCGCATCACAAGCTAGATAAAGGAAGGAAGCTATGACCGATGACGAGCTAACGCTAAACAACAAGGACGTCATGTTGCGTTTACGTCACATCAGCTAGCAGCACTCCGGCCTGAGCCATTTTAGGAATAAGGCACCGGGTATTTATTCCAGGAGGCAGCCATTTATTTCAGCAGGCAGCTAAAACAGTCGTTGCCTGCAGGGGAGGCTATAACATGAGCCGATGAGGAGCAGAGGCGTTTCTACAGACATCCAGTATTTAGAGCTGATTTTACTAAACAAAGCACGTTAACGGggtcatttacagcatttacaccAAAATTATTTACCTAATTACACCTTCATCTCGACTGATATGTCATTattcagcgtgtgtgtgtgtgtgtgtgtctgtctgtctgtctgagttgTTTTGCTAACTTGTTTAGCTTTTAGCTCCCTGAACAAACCCGCAGTTCTACATTGATACCAAACCTTCTGACATCCGGGTTAAACTACAGCGCACAGCTAGTTAAACACAGCTTCACCCGTCTAGACGGTTCTAACGGGTGTCGTGAGTAAGTATTTAATCAGTTACCAACCTTCAAAGTTGGATATTCTTGAACCTTAAGAGCCATAGAGAGTTGAGCAGCTGTTTCTTGAACCGCCATCTTGGTTTGGGGAAAATGTTGCGCATGCGTAATACAAATCAGGGCGCTAGCGGTAGATACGCTTGTTCATCAGTAGACCTTACTGATGATTTCACAGTAAAAGGTTTCTTTACTGCCTCCTGCTGTCGAGACGAGACATTAAAGCTGTCACAGTGTACATGAGCcactacacaaaacaaaataaatatatatatatatataaacaaacgtGCCTTTTCCCTCTGATTCAGTGCTTTAtggattgtttttttctgccactTGAGACACTTGTGCTAAGTCTGTGCACATCAATAACTGtgtggttcagctcagctacaaAATCAGGCATCAAAAGACTACAGAGAACGGTTCAGACTGCCGAAAGGATTAGTGTTCCACATAACCACCCTTCaagaactgtatatatccagagtgagaaaaaaagggctcagaaaatcactcacatccaagtcatccactttttaaacttttagcATCTGTCCGGCGATACAGAGCCCCAAATACCAGCATAACCAGGCACAGGAACAGTTTCCCCAGTGTATTTTGTTGTCTGTGTACTTCAAGGgtatgacactaaaacaaattccttgtatgcaCAAACATACCTGGCATTTAAGCTCCTTCTGATTCTGGAACCAGAGCATTCAGAGGAAACCCTcaaaacacagggagaacatgcaaactccacgcacacag
The Tachysurus vachellii isolate PV-2020 chromosome 13, HZAU_Pvac_v1, whole genome shotgun sequence genome window above contains:
- the maea gene encoding E3 ubiquitin-protein transferase MAEA produces the protein MAVQETAAQLSMALKVQEYPTLKVPYETLNKRFRAAQKNIDRETSHVTMVVAELEKTLSSSFPVVDSVVSLLDGVVEKLSALKRKAAESIQAEDESAKLCKRRIEHLKEHSSDQPANVSVWKRKRMDRMMVEHLLRCGYYNTAVKLAKQSGIEDLVNIEMFLTAKEVEESLERQETATCLAWCHDNKSRLRKMKSCLEFSLRIQEFIELIRQNKRMDAVRHARKHFSQAEGGQLDEVRQVMGMLAFPSDTHISPYKDLLDPGRWKMLIQQFRYDNYRLHQLGNNSVFTITLQAGLSAIKTPQCYKEDGSSKNPDCPVCSKSLNKLAQPLPMAHCANSRLVCKISGEVMNENNPPMMLPNGYVYGYNSLLSIRQDDKVVCPRTKEVFSFSQAEKVYIM